In Prevotella sp. oral taxon 475, one DNA window encodes the following:
- the recN gene encoding DNA repair protein RecN has translation MLTQLYIKNFALIDELDIPFEPGFSVITGETGAGKSIILGALGLVMGQRADVKAIKHGTEKCTVEAHFNIEAYDLADFFERNDIDYDPADCILRREINASGKSRAFVNDVPVALGTLKELGERLVDIHSQHQNLLLGKEDFQLGTVDLIAQNAPQLADYGQVFSKYQAAQAHLRELETQLADSREREEYLRFQCGELEEAQLQAGQQEELEQEAETVSHAEEIKAALYLAVDQLDGENTSLLSTLRTLAARLHDIETLYPGAKEAGERIDNCYIELKDLARELGSQVDEVEFDPARLETINSRLDTLYSLERKYRVETVDELLALRDNLRSQLQRIDHGDEELRECQAQVDRLLDECRQLAQQLTLTRREAATRLETALQGMLVDLGIPKARFQIAIDQRELTATGHDRLSFLFSANSSTPMLPVSEVASGGEIARVMLSLKALVSHAVKLPTIIFDEIDTGVSGGVAEKMAHIMGQIAQGERQVIAITHLPQIAARGTAHYQVTKQETDHGTVSRMLRLDDEGRVVEIAKMLSGSNVSEAAIDNAKSLLNLSASLSKHK, from the coding sequence ATGCTTACACAACTATATATTAAGAATTTTGCGCTCATCGACGAACTCGACATTCCCTTCGAGCCCGGATTCTCCGTCATCACCGGCGAGACCGGAGCCGGAAAGAGCATCATCCTTGGAGCTCTGGGCCTGGTGATGGGGCAACGCGCCGACGTGAAAGCCATCAAGCACGGCACGGAGAAATGCACCGTCGAGGCCCACTTCAACATCGAGGCTTACGACCTGGCCGACTTCTTCGAGCGTAACGACATCGACTACGACCCCGCCGACTGCATCCTCCGCCGCGAAATCAACGCCTCGGGCAAGAGCCGCGCCTTCGTCAACGACGTGCCCGTAGCTCTGGGCACGCTCAAAGAGTTAGGCGAGCGGCTCGTCGACATCCACAGTCAGCACCAAAACCTGCTCCTGGGCAAGGAAGACTTTCAGCTCGGCACGGTAGACCTCATCGCCCAGAACGCCCCGCAGCTTGCCGACTATGGCCAGGTCTTCAGCAAGTATCAAGCTGCACAGGCCCATCTGCGGGAACTCGAAACCCAACTCGCCGACAGTCGCGAACGCGAAGAATATCTCCGGTTTCAGTGTGGCGAACTTGAGGAAGCGCAGTTGCAAGCCGGCCAGCAAGAAGAACTCGAACAGGAGGCCGAGACCGTATCGCACGCCGAGGAAATTAAAGCCGCTCTCTATTTGGCCGTCGATCAACTGGACGGCGAAAACACCAGTCTGCTCTCCACCCTGCGCACCCTTGCCGCCCGACTGCACGACATCGAGACCCTTTACCCCGGCGCAAAAGAAGCCGGCGAGCGAATCGACAACTGTTACATCGAGCTCAAAGATCTGGCACGAGAACTCGGTTCGCAGGTAGACGAGGTGGAGTTCGACCCCGCCCGCCTCGAGACCATCAACAGTCGGCTCGACACCCTCTACTCGCTCGAGCGAAAATATCGAGTGGAAACGGTAGACGAACTCCTCGCCCTGCGCGACAACCTGCGCAGCCAGCTTCAACGCATCGATCATGGCGACGAGGAGCTCCGCGAATGCCAAGCGCAGGTAGACCGACTCTTAGACGAGTGCCGACAGCTGGCCCAACAGCTCACCCTCACCCGGCGCGAAGCCGCCACCCGCCTCGAAACCGCCCTACAGGGGATGCTCGTCGACTTGGGCATCCCCAAAGCCCGATTCCAAATCGCCATCGACCAGCGAGAACTCACCGCCACCGGGCACGACCGCCTCTCCTTCCTCTTCAGTGCCAACAGCAGCACTCCGATGCTGCCCGTGAGCGAAGTGGCCTCGGGCGGCGAAATAGCTCGCGTGATGCTCTCGCTCAAAGCCCTCGTCAGTCATGCCGTCAAGCTGCCCACCATCATCTTCGACGAGATAGACACCGGCGTAAGCGGTGGCGTGGCCGAGAAGATGGCCCACATCATGGGACAGATCGCCCAGGGCGAACGGCAGGTGATCGCCATCACTCATCTGCCCCAAATTGCCGCCCGAGGCACCGCCCACTACCAGGTGACGAAACAGGAAACCGATCATGGCACCGTGAGCCGCATGCTGCGTCTCGACGACGAGGGCCGAGTGGTCGAAATCGCTAAAATGCTCAGCGGTAGCAATGTTTCCGAGGCAGCGATAGATAACGCTAAGTCGCTCCTGAATCTCTCCGCCTCCCTCTCCAAACACAAATAA
- the coaBC gene encoding bifunctional phosphopantothenoylcysteine decarboxylase/phosphopantothenate--cysteine ligase CoaBC → MLQGKNIVLGITGSIAAYKSCLIIRELVRRGAQVQVVITPAGKEFITPVTLSALTHRAVVSEFFSANDGTWHSHVDLGLWADALLIAPCTASTLGKMAAGIADNMLLTTYLSMKAPVFVAPAMDLDMFAHPATQKNLDRLRQMGHHIIEPQDGFLASGLLGKGRMEEPGRIVAELERYFAVEQATTDSAENTTTDGMRADTAAGDLQGRRVLITAGPTYERIDPVRFVGNYSSGKMGFALAEECRSRGAEVTLVAGPVAISCSPSIRRIDVESSEEMYEACLAAFADADAAILCAAVADFKPAQTAARKIKRKGESLALELVPTHDIAAELGRRKRSEQVLVGFALETDNEEQNAQEKRRRKNLDLIVLNSLRNPGAGFRGDYNQVTIFSEAGQRSFPLKLKTQVAGDIVDELCARL, encoded by the coding sequence ATGCTTCAAGGAAAGAACATCGTTTTAGGTATCACGGGCAGTATCGCCGCCTATAAATCATGCCTCATCATCCGCGAACTCGTGCGACGCGGAGCCCAGGTGCAGGTCGTTATCACGCCGGCGGGCAAAGAATTTATAACGCCCGTCACCCTTTCGGCCCTTACGCACAGAGCCGTTGTCAGCGAATTCTTCTCAGCCAACGATGGCACCTGGCACTCACACGTCGACCTGGGACTCTGGGCCGATGCCCTGCTCATCGCTCCGTGCACGGCCAGCACCCTGGGGAAAATGGCCGCCGGCATTGCCGACAATATGCTCCTCACAACTTACCTCTCGATGAAAGCCCCGGTGTTCGTGGCTCCGGCTATGGATTTAGACATGTTCGCCCACCCCGCCACGCAGAAAAATCTGGACCGACTCCGGCAGATGGGGCATCACATCATCGAACCGCAAGACGGATTTCTGGCCAGCGGCCTCTTGGGGAAGGGGCGAATGGAAGAACCCGGTCGAATTGTGGCCGAACTTGAACGATATTTTGCCGTGGAGCAAGCGACGACCGATTCGGCCGAGAACACGACTACCGACGGAATGAGAGCCGATACAGCTGCGGGCGATTTACAGGGGCGGCGCGTACTGATTACGGCCGGGCCCACCTACGAGCGGATCGACCCTGTGCGGTTCGTGGGTAACTATTCGAGCGGGAAAATGGGTTTTGCGTTGGCCGAGGAATGTCGGTCTCGCGGAGCCGAGGTGACGCTCGTAGCCGGTCCCGTGGCAATCAGCTGTTCGCCCTCGATCCGTCGCATCGACGTGGAGAGTAGTGAAGAGATGTACGAGGCCTGTCTTGCAGCCTTTGCCGATGCAGATGCCGCCATCCTCTGCGCTGCCGTGGCCGACTTCAAACCCGCTCAGACTGCTGCCCGAAAAATCAAGCGAAAGGGCGAGAGCTTGGCTCTGGAATTGGTTCCCACGCACGACATTGCCGCCGAGCTCGGTCGTCGGAAACGTTCGGAGCAGGTGTTGGTGGGATTCGCCTTAGAAACTGACAACGAAGAGCAGAACGCGCAGGAGAAACGGCGTCGAAAGAATCTCGACTTGATCGTCCTCAACTCCTTGCGCAACCCCGGAGCAGGATTCCGGGGCGACTACAACCAGGTGACGATTTTCTCGGAGGCGGGTCAACGATCCTTCCCTCTGAAACTCAAAACGCAGGTGGCCGGCGACATTGTCGACGAGCTCTGCGCGCGATTGTAG
- the recR gene encoding recombination mediator RecR encodes MEQPYPSALLEKAVSEFSLLPGIGRKTALRLVLHLLKMSVDEVETFTQALHRLRTDVKYCRVCHNISDTDVCNLCASPRRDASTVCVVENVQDVMAIENTQQYNGLYHVLGGIISPMEGVGPGDIEIDSLEQRVKDGGIKEVILALSSTMEGDTTNFYISRKLSPYGVKLSVIARGISVGDEIEYTDEVTLGRSILNRTAMNE; translated from the coding sequence ATGGAACAACCCTATCCCTCCGCACTTCTCGAAAAAGCCGTTTCAGAATTCAGTCTGCTCCCCGGCATCGGCCGAAAAACGGCCCTGCGACTGGTGTTGCATCTGCTCAAAATGTCTGTAGACGAGGTGGAAACTTTTACTCAGGCCCTGCATCGTCTGAGAACCGATGTGAAATATTGCCGCGTGTGCCATAATATCAGCGACACCGATGTGTGCAACCTCTGCGCCAGTCCTCGGCGAGATGCCTCTACCGTGTGCGTCGTGGAAAACGTGCAGGACGTTATGGCCATCGAAAACACCCAGCAATACAACGGACTCTACCACGTCTTGGGCGGGATCATTTCGCCGATGGAAGGCGTGGGACCCGGCGACATCGAAATCGATTCGCTCGAACAGCGTGTCAAAGACGGCGGAATCAAAGAGGTGATTCTCGCCTTGAGCAGTACGATGGAAGGCGACACTACCAACTTTTATATCTCCCGAAAACTCTCTCCCTATGGGGTGAAACTGAGTGTCATCGCACGCGGCATCTCCGTGGGCGACGAAATAGAATATACCGACGAGGTGACGCTGGGACGATCCATTCTCAACCGAACCGCAATGAACGAATGA
- a CDS encoding DUF4835 family protein: MRKSTILLLGLLLALRALGQELRAKVTVNHTQVQTSETGIFEQLQQTLEQFVNTRQWTPLQFRENERIVCNFNLTVQKYDSQSHLFTCKALIQANRPVYNSAYSSVLYNNVDADFNFEFSPYDQLEFNEENLSHQLTALVAYYAYLLIGLNLDSFAPMGGEDVLQRCFTLVNNAQTLSFPGWKAFENSRNRFALINDYLDGGMQPFRRLQYDYYRNGLDEMANNAERGRANITTALLDDLKKAYENKPLSLLPQIWTDYKRDELVQIYRRKGTQKEKESIYDLLFRLNASQSNAWNQIKE, encoded by the coding sequence ATGCGCAAGTCAACGATACTTCTTCTCGGTCTCCTGCTCGCCCTGCGAGCCTTGGGGCAAGAGCTACGGGCGAAGGTGACGGTGAACCACACGCAGGTGCAGACCAGCGAGACGGGCATCTTCGAACAGCTGCAACAAACCTTGGAGCAGTTTGTCAACACCCGGCAGTGGACACCGTTACAGTTTCGCGAGAACGAACGGATTGTCTGCAACTTCAACCTCACCGTGCAGAAGTACGACAGCCAGTCCCATCTCTTCACCTGTAAGGCTCTGATACAGGCCAATCGCCCCGTTTACAACTCCGCTTATTCGTCGGTGTTGTACAATAACGTCGATGCCGATTTCAACTTCGAGTTCTCACCCTACGACCAACTCGAATTCAACGAAGAGAACCTCTCCCATCAGCTCACCGCTCTCGTGGCCTACTACGCCTATCTCCTCATCGGTCTCAACCTTGACAGTTTCGCTCCTATGGGCGGTGAAGACGTGCTGCAACGCTGTTTCACGTTGGTGAACAATGCGCAGACGCTGTCTTTCCCGGGTTGGAAGGCCTTTGAGAACAGTCGCAACCGCTTCGCCCTCATCAACGATTACCTCGATGGCGGCATGCAGCCCTTCCGCCGGTTGCAGTACGACTATTATCGCAACGGGCTCGACGAGATGGCCAACAACGCCGAGCGTGGACGGGCCAACATCACCACTGCCCTACTGGATGATTTGAAAAAGGCGTATGAGAACAAACCTTTGAGTCTGTTGCCGCAGATTTGGACCGATTATAAACGCGACGAACTCGTACAGATCTACCGGCGGAAGGGTACGCAGAAGGAGAAAGAATCGATCTACGACCTGCTTTTCCGCCTCAACGCCAGTCAGAGCAACGCCTGGAATCAGATCAAGGAGTGA
- a CDS encoding sialate O-acetylesterase, which translates to MRRMIGVLVLFGVASMTWGKGGITGNGLRMPLLFGNGMVVMRNEPFQVYGTANALQQVFIEINEQKRQTPTKNNGRGERATTQQNKRIAVEPGGRKQWVRADRNGHWAVEFPPLEVGKTYVLTVTAGQQRQQFREIVAGEVWICSGQSNMAFPLSQDADGRAMLEQSADSLLRFFHLTPRWETNDVTWSETVLDSVDRGLYFATEGWQKSSPQTAGRVSAVAYYFGRMLRDSLHVPVALVMNAVGGSTTEAWIDHATLANGFPQLLDDWADRHLLVMDWVTARLRKNTERSTHPQPRHPYAPSYLYETGIEPLEKFPISGVIWYQGESNAHNIEVHERLFPLLVYSWRAHWNRPRLPFLFVQLSSLNRATWPAFRDSQRRLSREIPFTAMAVSSDVGDSLDVHPRQKRPVGQRLARLALHDVYGCKQMTPAGPMVERAVRDERGVTVFFHWADSLHTSDGCPLRTFELAGEDGVFHPAQAILRGSTIWVHAPEVPRPMWVRYGWQPFTRANLVNKDGLPTSTFQMGVEL; encoded by the coding sequence ATGAGAAGAATGATTGGCGTGTTGGTGCTGTTTGGCGTGGCATCGATGACATGGGGAAAAGGAGGTATCACCGGTAACGGACTAAGGATGCCTCTGCTTTTTGGCAACGGTATGGTGGTGATGCGGAACGAACCTTTCCAAGTTTACGGAACGGCAAACGCCTTACAGCAAGTGTTTATCGAGATCAACGAACAGAAGCGGCAGACACCGACGAAGAATAACGGGCGAGGAGAACGGGCGACGACCCAACAGAACAAACGAATAGCGGTCGAGCCGGGCGGGCGGAAGCAGTGGGTGCGAGCCGACCGGAACGGCCATTGGGCGGTAGAATTTCCGCCCTTAGAAGTGGGAAAGACGTATGTGCTCACGGTGACGGCGGGGCAGCAGAGGCAGCAATTCAGGGAGATTGTGGCCGGCGAGGTGTGGATTTGTTCGGGGCAATCGAACATGGCGTTTCCGCTTTCGCAGGATGCCGATGGACGGGCCATGCTGGAGCAATCGGCCGACAGTCTTTTGCGTTTTTTCCATCTCACGCCGCGCTGGGAGACCAACGATGTGACATGGAGCGAGACGGTGCTCGATTCGGTAGACCGTGGACTTTACTTCGCCACCGAGGGTTGGCAAAAGAGTTCGCCACAGACGGCAGGTAGGGTATCGGCCGTGGCCTATTATTTCGGAAGAATGCTGCGCGACAGTTTGCACGTGCCCGTTGCGCTGGTGATGAACGCCGTGGGCGGGAGCACCACCGAGGCGTGGATCGACCATGCGACGTTGGCAAACGGATTTCCCCAGTTGCTCGACGATTGGGCCGACCGGCATCTTCTCGTGATGGACTGGGTGACAGCCCGCCTACGCAAGAACACCGAGCGCAGCACTCATCCTCAGCCCCGTCATCCCTACGCCCCGTCTTACCTTTATGAGACGGGCATCGAGCCATTGGAGAAATTTCCGATAAGCGGTGTGATTTGGTATCAAGGCGAGTCGAACGCGCACAACATCGAGGTGCACGAGCGACTCTTTCCGCTGCTCGTCTACTCGTGGCGCGCCCACTGGAACCGCCCTCGTCTGCCTTTTCTCTTCGTGCAGCTCTCCAGCCTCAACCGCGCCACGTGGCCGGCGTTTCGCGACAGTCAGCGTCGGCTTTCCCGCGAAATTCCCTTCACGGCGATGGCGGTGAGCAGCGACGTGGGCGACTCGCTCGACGTGCATCCCCGGCAGAAACGCCCTGTAGGCCAACGTCTGGCCCGGCTGGCTCTGCACGACGTCTACGGATGCAAGCAGATGACGCCCGCCGGACCGATGGTTGAACGGGCTGTGAGAGACGAGCGAGGCGTGACCGTCTTCTTCCACTGGGCCGACAGCCTGCACACCTCCGATGGCTGTCCGCTACGCACGTTCGAATTGGCCGGCGAAGACGGAGTGTTTCATCCTGCCCAGGCCATCCTGCGTGGGTCCACCATCTGGGTACATGCACCCGAAGTGCCGCGCCCGATGTGGGTGCGATATGGCTGGCAACCCTTCACACGAGCCAATCTGGTGAACAAAGACGGTCTGCCCACCTCCACTTTTCAGATGGGCGTAGAGCTCTGA
- a CDS encoding glycosyltransferase family 2 protein, producing the protein MSKELSVVVVNYNVKYYVEQCLHALHRALEGVDAEIFVVDNHSRDGSVPYLQARFPEVRIIASAHNNGFAHANNVALKQCQGKFVLLLNPDTIVGENVIREMLAFVEQRDRIGGIGVEMIGADGQRAMESRRGVPSPMVSFYKMCGLCARFPRSRRFGKYYMGYLPWDEAAQIEVVSGACFLIRRSVLERIGLLDEDFFMYGEDIDLSCRILKAGFENWFLPCRILHYKGESTQKTSFRYVHVFYQAMLIFFRKHYQHLRFWLSFPIKAAIYTKAFTSLLSIQTQLLRKTLALGMKRRPDPFYLFIGDNDMLAKSRALAESKGLEADFVSGTQESLPDGHLSLASLPEKESFVVYDTSSFSYERMLSLFSSQPMKNVSLGTFNPDTEILITHREVIQ; encoded by the coding sequence ATGAGCAAGGAACTCTCGGTGGTAGTGGTCAACTACAACGTCAAATATTATGTGGAGCAATGTCTCCACGCACTTCATAGAGCTCTCGAGGGAGTGGATGCCGAGATCTTCGTCGTAGACAATCACTCGCGTGATGGCTCTGTGCCCTATCTCCAGGCGCGGTTCCCCGAGGTGCGGATCATTGCCAGCGCACACAACAATGGGTTCGCCCATGCCAATAACGTGGCGCTCAAGCAGTGCCAAGGAAAATTTGTTCTGTTGCTCAACCCCGATACCATTGTGGGCGAGAATGTCATCCGCGAGATGCTTGCCTTTGTAGAGCAACGAGATCGGATTGGCGGGATAGGGGTCGAGATGATCGGGGCCGACGGGCAGCGAGCAATGGAGTCGAGACGCGGCGTGCCCAGTCCGATGGTATCGTTTTACAAGATGTGCGGCCTTTGTGCACGATTCCCTCGGAGTCGGCGATTCGGCAAATACTACATGGGCTATCTACCATGGGACGAGGCTGCGCAGATCGAGGTCGTTAGCGGGGCCTGCTTCCTCATTCGACGTAGCGTACTTGAGCGCATCGGACTCCTCGATGAAGACTTTTTTATGTATGGCGAAGACATCGATCTCTCTTGTCGCATTCTCAAAGCAGGCTTCGAGAACTGGTTCCTCCCCTGTCGCATTCTTCACTATAAGGGCGAGAGCACCCAGAAAACATCCTTTCGCTATGTACACGTTTTCTATCAGGCGATGCTCATCTTCTTTCGGAAACATTATCAGCATCTGCGCTTCTGGCTCTCGTTTCCTATCAAAGCCGCCATCTATACCAAAGCTTTCACTTCCCTGCTTTCCATTCAGACGCAACTGTTGCGCAAAACACTGGCCTTGGGAATGAAACGCCGTCCCGACCCATTCTATCTCTTCATCGGCGACAACGATATGTTGGCAAAGTCTCGTGCGCTGGCCGAGAGTAAGGGACTGGAGGCCGATTTCGTCTCGGGCACTCAGGAGTCGCTCCCTGACGGGCATCTCTCGCTGGCAAGTCTCCCCGAAAAAGAAAGTTTCGTGGTCTATGACACGTCTTCGTTCAGCTACGAAAGGATGCTCAGTCTTTTCTCCTCCCAACCGATGAAGAATGTTAGTCTCGGCACCTTCAATCCCGATACGGAAATCCTCATCACTCATCGCGAAGTCATCCAATGA
- the dnaN gene encoding DNA polymerase III subunit beta, whose protein sequence is MKFSISSSALSGRLQNLAKVLSSKTTLPILDNFLFEVTDGVLTLTASDSETLMTTTLPLDECDGNGRFTIPSRTILDATRELPEQPLSFDIDLNSLAVRINYQNGVYNFTAQSAVEYPKGKEMEGTAGSIQIESGVLYNSIVRTLFATAQDELRPVMNGVFFDLSTDGLAIVATDGHKLVRNRNKAIKSSEARSFILPKKPATLLRNMLQKDATLVEIKFDERNAEISFPNGMLSCRLIEGKYPNYNSVIPQENPNQITIDRKGLISALRRVLPFASEGSQLIRFHVEMGNLELSSEDVDFATSAKENIVCDYTGVPMNIGFKGGSLSEVLNNLDSDDVVIQLSDPSRAGIIVPAVQPADEDVLMLIMPMLLND, encoded by the coding sequence ATGAAATTTTCAATCTCAAGTTCAGCCCTCAGCGGCAGATTGCAGAATCTTGCCAAGGTGTTAAGCAGTAAGACCACTTTACCTATTCTCGACAATTTTCTCTTCGAGGTGACCGATGGCGTGTTGACTCTCACTGCCAGTGACAGTGAGACGTTGATGACGACGACCTTGCCGTTGGACGAGTGCGATGGCAACGGGCGGTTCACCATTCCCAGCAGAACGATTCTCGATGCCACGCGCGAGTTGCCCGAGCAGCCCCTCTCTTTCGACATCGATCTCAATTCCCTGGCCGTACGCATCAACTATCAGAACGGCGTTTACAATTTCACGGCTCAGAGTGCGGTGGAATATCCCAAGGGCAAAGAGATGGAAGGCACGGCGGGAAGTATTCAAATAGAGTCGGGGGTGCTTTACAACAGTATCGTGCGCACGCTCTTCGCTACGGCACAGGACGAGTTGCGACCGGTGATGAACGGTGTTTTCTTCGACCTAAGTACCGACGGGCTCGCCATTGTGGCTACCGACGGGCACAAGTTGGTCCGGAATCGGAACAAGGCCATCAAGTCATCCGAGGCTCGCTCGTTCATCCTACCCAAGAAGCCCGCCACGCTCTTGCGAAACATGTTGCAAAAGGATGCTACGTTGGTGGAAATCAAGTTCGACGAGCGCAATGCCGAGATTTCCTTCCCCAACGGGATGCTCTCGTGTCGGCTTATTGAGGGGAAATATCCCAACTACAACTCAGTGATTCCGCAGGAAAATCCCAATCAGATCACCATCGATCGTAAGGGGCTCATCTCCGCCTTGCGTCGTGTGCTTCCCTTTGCCAGCGAAGGTAGTCAGCTCATTCGTTTTCACGTAGAGATGGGTAATCTGGAGCTTTCTTCGGAAGATGTCGATTTTGCTACGAGTGCAAAAGAGAACATTGTGTGCGACTACACCGGTGTGCCGATGAACATTGGCTTCAAGGGCGGTTCGCTCTCCGAAGTGCTCAACAATCTCGACAGCGACGATGTGGTGATTCAACTATCCGACCCCAGTCGCGCCGGAATCATTGTTCCCGCCGTGCAGCCAGCCGACGAAGACGTGCTGATGCTCATCATGCCCATGCTTCTCAACGATTGA
- a CDS encoding DUF3127 domain-containing protein, whose translation MDIQGKVIVALPERTGVSARGEWKVQEYVIETHEAYPHKVVFSVFGADRLARFNIQVGQEVMVSFDIDAHEYNGRWFNSIRAFEVRQVDPAQFGAQPTAAPAPNAIPPQQQAAPTAGFEAPAQESSEESTDDLPF comes from the coding sequence ATGGACATACAAGGTAAAGTCATTGTAGCACTCCCCGAGAGAACGGGCGTATCGGCCAGAGGCGAGTGGAAAGTGCAGGAATACGTCATCGAAACGCACGAGGCGTATCCGCACAAAGTGGTATTCTCTGTCTTCGGGGCCGACCGACTGGCAAGATTCAACATACAAGTAGGCCAAGAAGTGATGGTTTCTTTCGACATCGATGCTCACGAGTATAACGGAAGATGGTTCAACAGCATCCGCGCATTCGAAGTGCGACAGGTAGACCCGGCCCAGTTCGGTGCACAACCCACAGCGGCTCCGGCTCCCAATGCCATTCCGCCCCAACAGCAGGCCGCACCCACAGCCGGATTCGAAGCTCCCGCTCAGGAATCGTCCGAAGAAAGCACAGACGATCTCCCCTTCTAA
- a CDS encoding 3'-5' exonuclease: MKLNLKRPLVVFDLETTGLDLVNDRIIQISYIKIHPDGREERKDLLVNPGKSIPVEVVQLTGITNEQVAQAPTFKELAADLAAAFRGCDFAGFNSNHFDVPLLAEEFLRAEIDFDFSACRLIDALTIFHKMERRNLAAAYQFYCGRKMADDFAAHRADQDAEATYRVLMGQLDKYSAENQEEEERRLQNDMDFLSDFSKTDDNVDFAGRIVWRPLLDAQGQEVVGPDGRVIKKEYFNFGKYKGMAVTEVLQRDPGYYSWMLGAEFTNNTKQVLTRIRLREFNNQ, encoded by the coding sequence ATGAAATTGAACCTGAAACGCCCCTTGGTGGTCTTCGACCTGGAGACAACGGGGCTTGATCTTGTCAACGACCGAATCATTCAGATTTCCTACATTAAAATCCATCCCGACGGACGGGAAGAACGAAAAGACTTGTTGGTGAACCCCGGCAAGTCTATTCCTGTAGAAGTGGTTCAGCTCACCGGCATCACCAACGAACAAGTGGCCCAGGCCCCCACGTTTAAAGAACTGGCCGCCGACTTGGCCGCCGCCTTCCGTGGATGCGACTTTGCCGGATTCAACTCCAATCACTTCGATGTGCCCCTCTTGGCCGAAGAATTCCTGCGTGCAGAAATCGACTTCGACTTCTCCGCCTGCCGGCTCATCGACGCCTTGACCATCTTCCACAAAATGGAACGACGAAACCTGGCCGCTGCCTATCAATTCTACTGTGGACGGAAGATGGCGGACGACTTCGCCGCTCACCGAGCCGACCAGGATGCTGAAGCAACCTATCGCGTTCTGATGGGGCAACTCGACAAATATTCGGCCGAGAATCAAGAGGAAGAAGAACGACGCCTACAGAACGACATGGACTTCCTATCGGACTTCTCCAAGACGGACGACAACGTGGATTTTGCCGGTCGAATCGTGTGGCGACCTCTTCTTGATGCCCAAGGACAGGAGGTGGTGGGACCCGACGGACGGGTGATAAAAAAAGAATACTTCAATTTCGGCAAATACAAGGGTATGGCCGTGACCGAGGTGCTGCAACGCGACCCGGGCTATTACAGTTGGATGCTCGGTGCGGAATTCACCAACAACACCAAGCAAGTGCTCACGCGAATCCGGCTCCGCGAGTTCAACAATCAATAA
- a CDS encoding GNAT family N-acetyltransferase translates to MKSPQIFLRAIEPEDLDALYKIENDPELWGVSTTNVPYSRFALHAYVESCTNDIYTDKQVRLMIENECHETVGIIDLTSFSPQNSRAEVGIVIMKPHRRQGYASAALVELISYARKMLHLHQLYLVTSERNVPCLQLFAQQGFRQTATLHDWFLSGDKHENACFMQLFL, encoded by the coding sequence ATGAAATCTCCCCAAATCTTTTTACGTGCCATTGAACCCGAAGACCTCGATGCGCTCTATAAAATCGAAAACGATCCGGAACTATGGGGCGTCAGCACCACCAATGTACCCTATTCTCGTTTCGCTCTGCATGCCTATGTGGAAAGTTGTACCAACGACATCTATACCGACAAACAGGTGCGACTGATGATTGAAAACGAGTGCCACGAAACCGTGGGAATCATCGATCTCACCAGTTTTTCTCCCCAAAACAGTCGTGCCGAGGTTGGAATCGTCATCATGAAACCCCATCGCCGACAGGGCTACGCTTCGGCAGCTTTGGTAGAACTCATTTCTTATGCCCGCAAGATGCTTCATCTTCATCAGCTCTACCTCGTTACTTCGGAGCGCAATGTACCCTGCCTACAGCTATTCGCTCAGCAGGGATTCCGACAAACTGCCACCCTTCACGACTGGTTTCTATCAGGTGACAAGCATGAAAATGCCTGTTTCATGCAATTATTTCTCTAA
- a CDS encoding methylated-DNA--[protein]-cysteine S-methyltransferase yields MNVNDLYPSPLGMLHLMSDGTALTHLLFEDPTDNECFPPTSRLQPHLPIFSQTRIWLDRYFRGECPGVLPPLRLHGTPFQCRVWQLLQAIPYGSTVSYGELARQLAAERNMKTISAQAVGQAVGRNPVAIIVPCHRVVGAHGSLTGYAGGLERKQWLLQREGLCL; encoded by the coding sequence ATGAATGTTAACGATCTTTATCCTTCTCCTCTCGGAATGCTTCACCTGATGAGCGACGGAACTGCACTCACTCACCTGTTGTTCGAAGATCCGACAGACAACGAATGCTTTCCTCCTACGTCTCGTCTCCAGCCGCACTTGCCCATCTTCTCCCAGACCCGCATTTGGCTCGATCGATACTTCCGGGGCGAGTGCCCAGGCGTTCTTCCGCCACTTCGCTTGCACGGAACGCCGTTCCAATGCCGCGTGTGGCAGTTGCTGCAAGCTATTCCCTATGGCTCTACCGTCAGCTACGGCGAATTGGCTCGGCAACTGGCCGCGGAACGAAACATGAAAACTATTTCTGCGCAAGCCGTGGGGCAGGCCGTAGGACGCAATCCGGTGGCCATCATCGTGCCTTGCCACCGCGTAGTGGGCGCCCATGGGAGCCTGACGGGCTATGCCGGTGGCCTGGAACGCAAGCAATGGCTCTTGCAACGAGAAGGCCTCTGCCTTTGA